In Oreochromis niloticus isolate F11D_XX linkage group LG5, O_niloticus_UMD_NMBU, whole genome shotgun sequence, a single window of DNA contains:
- the slc41a1 gene encoding solute carrier family 41 member 1: MVLWSKEQEKLPDIDMSSGAIEMKKEGGPLTSAFLNSNCTVHPVILTKGPEEVSPVTGDEFELTEVTSFPERVNETGENDERSEIVVAMDCRANAKGQREEDALLENASQSNESDDTSTDQSPEPTAPLKETSFSIGLQVVFPFLLAGFGTVAAGMVLDIVQHWTVFTDVSEVFILVPALLGLKGNLEMTLASRLSTAANIGHMDTAKDMWKMIMGNLALIQVQATVVGFLASIAAVIFGWIPEGHFKLGHAVLLCASSVATAFIASLLLGLIMIGVIVASRKVGINPDNVATPIAASLGDLITLSLLAGISTGLYKELEYNDYANPLVCAVFVAMCPLWVLIARKIPSTREVLYSGWEPVIIAMAISSVGGLILDKTVTNPNFAGMAVFTPVINGVGGNLVAVQASRISTYLHMNGIPMGDPNPAPRKCPTPCTSFFGSTVNSRSARVLFLLVAPGHLVFLYTINSLRGGHTTLTPIFITFYLFAALLQVMILLYLADWMVHWMWGRGMDPDNFSIPYLTALGDLLGTGFLALCFHLRWFIGDRDTNVGN; encoded by the exons ATGGTACTTTGGTCGAAAGAACAAGAAAAGCTCCCCGACATCGACATGTCCTCTGGGGCCATTGAGATGAAGAAGGAGGGAGGCCCCCTCACTTCGGCCTTCCTCAACTCCAACTGCACCGTCCACCCGGTGATCCTGACCAAGGGCCCTGAAGAAGTGAGCCCGGTGACCGGGGATGAGTTTGAGCTCACCGAGGTCACATCTTTCCCCGAGCGAGTGAATGAGACTGGGGAGAACGACGAGAGGTCGGAGATTGTGGTGGCCATGGACTGTCGGGCCAATGCCAAAGGTCAGCGAGAGGAGGATGCTCTCCTGGAGAATGCAAGCCAGAGCAACGAGAGTGATGACACCAGCACCGATCAGAGCCCCGAACCAACAGCACCCCTCAAGGAGACCTCCTTTTCCATCGGACTGCAGGTGGTCTTCCCCTTCTTGCTGGCCGGGTTCGGGACGGTGGCAGCAGGGATGGTGCTAGACATCGTCCAG CACTGGACGGTGTTCACCGATGTGTCTGAGGTGTTCATCCTTGTTCCTGCACTGCTGGGGCTTAAAGGCAACTTGGAGATGACGCTGGCCTCTAGACTTTCTACAGCG GCTAATATTGGGCACATGGACACAGCCAAGGACATGTGGAAGATGATCATGGGGAACTTGGCCCTCATCCAG GTCCAAGCCACAGTGGTGGGGTTCCTGGCCTCCATAGCTGCTGTGATCTTTGGCTGGATCCCAGAGGGACACTTCAAGCTGGGCCATGCAGTGCTGTTGTGTGCCTCTAGTGTGGCCACTGCCTTCATCGCTTCTTTGCTTCTAG GTCTCATCATGATCGGCGTCATTGTTGCATCCAGAAAAGTCGGCATCAACCCTGACAATGTGGCCACACCTATTGCTGCTAGCCTAGGAGATCTGATCACGCTGTCCCTGCTGGCAGGCATCTCAACAGGACTCTACAAAGAGCTAG AGTACAATGATTATGCCAACCCTCTAGTGTGTGCAGTATTTGTGGCGATGTGCCCACTATGGGTGCTGATAGCCAGGAAGATCCCATCCACCAGAGAGGTCCTTTACTCCGGCTGGGAGCCAGTCATCATCGCCATGGCCATCAGCAG tGTCGGTGGTCTGATCCTTGACAAAACTGTCACCAACCCAAACTTTGCTGGCATGGCTGTCTTCACTCCAGTCATCAACG GTGTGGGAGGTAACCTGGTAGCAGTTCAGGCAAGTCGAATCTCCACCTATCTCCACATGAACGGTATACCCATGGGGGATCCCAACCCAGCCCCCAGGAAGTGTCCCACACCCTGCACCTCCTTCTTTGGTTCCA CTGTGAACTCTCGTTCAGCCCGTGTACTTTTCCTCCTGGTTGCCCCAGGGCACCTCGTCTTCCTCTACACCATCAACTCCCTGAGGGGGGGGCACACCACCCTCACACCCATCTTCATTACCTTCTATCTGTTTGCTGCACTACTCCAG GTCATGATCCTCCTCTACCTGGCAGACTGGATGGTCCACTGGATGTGGGGTCGGGGCATGGACCCTGACAACTTTTCCATCCCGTACCTGACCGCGCTGGGTGACCTGCTGGGGACTGGCTTCCTAGCCCTGTGCTTCCACTTGCGCTGGTTCATCGGAGACAGAGACACTAATGTGGGCAACTGA